The Sulfurospirillum halorespirans DSM 13726 genome has a window encoding:
- a CDS encoding prepilin-type N-terminal cleavage/methylation domain-containing protein — MKKAFTMLELVFVIVVVGILSYFAASSFQRNPLREAADQVVSHIRYTQHLAMQDDKFDPNDSSWYKRRWQLLLSLTANNTISYSILSDTPSSTNQYQGSPKANSTYTSVSVAKNPLNSNLYLIGTSYSTFDNSSEERLTSELNIKKKYSVQSVTLSNSCQLSGSTRIAFDYLGRPLKGTFHSFISPYPLADRLISQDCNITLTNGNQNVTITIKPETGYTYISSQNY, encoded by the coding sequence ATGAAAAAAGCGTTTACGATGCTTGAACTGGTATTTGTCATTGTTGTCGTAGGCATTTTATCGTATTTCGCAGCATCAAGCTTTCAACGCAATCCTCTTCGAGAAGCTGCTGATCAAGTTGTTAGTCATATTAGGTATACGCAACATCTTGCGATGCAGGATGATAAGTTTGATCCGAATGATTCATCATGGTATAAAAGACGTTGGCAATTGTTGTTGTCCCTTACAGCTAATAATACTATATCGTATTCAATACTTTCTGATACCCCATCTAGTACGAATCAGTATCAAGGAAGCCCTAAAGCGAATAGTACATATACAAGTGTCAGTGTTGCGAAGAACCCTCTAAACAGTAATCTATACCTAATAGGTACAAGTTATTCAACATTTGATAATTCATCAGAAGAAAGATTGACTAGCGAACTTAATATCAAAAAAAAATATAGTGTCCAGAGTGTTACACTATCAAATAGTTGTCAATTATCTGGTAGTACAAGAATAGCTTTTGATTATTTAGGTCGACCTTTGAAAGGGACATTTCATAGTTTTATATCTCCTTATCCATTAGCAGATAGATTAATATCTCAAGATTGTAACATAACGCTTACAAATGGCAATCAAAACGTAACAATAACCATAAAACCAGAAACAGGCTACACCTATATTTCTTCCCAAAATTACTAA
- a CDS encoding MFS transporter — protein MSSFYLLKTKRFAPLFVVQFLGAFNDNIFKNTLAILVTFHAASWTSLPLGILAPLIGAIFIVPFFIFSGLAGALADKYDKAALARLVKILEFGLMSIATLGFYMHWFSLLLVVVFGMGLHSTLFGPIKYAIIPQHMGENELVMANALVESGTFGAILLGTLGGGFIAASEYGGIIAGIMGMAIALLGYMCSRYIPTAPSLSAQMSLSYNIFAQTAQTLKLAYANKTVFLSIIAISWFWLYGALLLSQFPAFVKIVLVGDETTVTLLLSLFTIGIGVGSFLCEKLSHHTIRPSLIILGALGMAFFGIDFALTSSSFVPVEDLFSNSTFWHILIDLTLIALFGGLFSVPLYAIMQSKSDPAFRSRIIAANNILNALFMVLGAVLTMVLLDASWRIPEVFLAAAIGTGIIATWIAWVIYKRID, from the coding sequence ATGAGCTCCTTTTATCTTTTAAAAACAAAGCGATTTGCACCTTTGTTTGTGGTGCAGTTTTTAGGTGCGTTTAACGACAACATTTTCAAAAATACCCTCGCCATTTTGGTGACGTTTCACGCAGCATCATGGACGAGTTTGCCCTTGGGGATTTTAGCGCCACTCATTGGGGCAATATTTATCGTGCCTTTTTTCATCTTTTCAGGGCTTGCAGGAGCCCTCGCGGATAAATACGACAAAGCCGCTTTAGCACGCCTTGTCAAGATTTTGGAGTTTGGCTTGATGAGCATCGCCACCCTTGGTTTTTACATGCACTGGTTCAGCCTGCTGTTGGTTGTGGTTTTTGGCATGGGGTTGCACTCAACGCTTTTTGGACCCATCAAATACGCCATCATTCCCCAACACATGGGTGAAAATGAACTGGTCATGGCAAACGCGTTGGTCGAGTCTGGAACGTTTGGCGCTATTTTACTTGGAACGCTTGGCGGTGGATTTATCGCTGCTTCCGAATATGGCGGCATCATCGCAGGCATAATGGGCATGGCAATCGCACTCCTTGGCTACATGTGCAGTCGCTACATTCCCACAGCACCTTCGTTGAGTGCGCAGATGAGTCTTTCGTACAATATCTTCGCCCAAACAGCACAAACACTCAAACTTGCCTACGCAAACAAAACGGTGTTTCTCTCCATCATCGCCATTTCATGGTTTTGGCTTTACGGCGCACTTTTACTTTCGCAGTTTCCTGCCTTTGTCAAAATCGTTTTAGTGGGCGATGAAACGACCGTAACGCTCTTACTCAGTCTTTTTACCATCGGCATCGGCGTGGGCTCTTTTCTCTGCGAGAAACTCAGCCACCATACCATTCGCCCTTCTTTGATCATACTAGGTGCGTTGGGCATGGCGTTTTTTGGAATCGACTTTGCGCTGACCTCTTCGAGCTTTGTACCGGTCGAAGACCTTTTTTCAAATAGCACCTTTTGGCACATCCTTATTGACTTAACGCTCATAGCCCTTTTTGGCGGACTCTTTAGCGTACCGCTTTACGCCATCATGCAAAGCAAAAGTGACCCCGCCTTTCGCTCACGCATCATCGCCGCCAACAACATCTTAAACGCTCTGTTTATGGTTCTTGGTGCGGTGCTTACGATGGTTTTATTGGACGCTTCATGGCGAATCCCTGAAGTCTTTTTGGCAGCAGCCATTGGCACAGGAATCATCGCAACTTGGATCGCTTGGGTGATCTATAAACGGATTGATTAG
- a CDS encoding ArsR/SmtB family transcription factor: MQMEYAKDLPLEWKPMSAIFMALGDAHRQRILLLFEDGERLNAGQIAEVSPLARTTVSHHLKILHQAEVLLSEKIGKEVWFWVNKPLLEATFSNVLNYLHGN; encoded by the coding sequence ATGCAAATGGAATACGCGAAAGATTTACCGCTTGAATGGAAACCGATGTCTGCCATTTTTATGGCTTTAGGCGACGCGCATCGTCAAAGAATTCTTTTACTCTTTGAAGATGGTGAGCGTCTCAACGCAGGTCAAATCGCTGAAGTCTCGCCTTTGGCGCGCACCACTGTTTCGCATCACCTCAAAATTCTCCATCAAGCCGAAGTGCTTTTAAGCGAGAAAATCGGCAAAGAGGTCTGGTTTTGGGTCAATAAACCGCTTTTAGAAGCGACCTTTAGCAATGTCTTAAATTATCTACACGGAAACTAA
- the citG gene encoding triphosphoribosyl-dephospho-CoA synthase CitG: MIDKPTTLDAILHAKEERARKQKMLLSRHPLASLISLSINIPSLIKLSHEAIVVHEIAHQALLEMLENEGIELLACESQLSPSGAESFFTCKAEAKVLKAFTCKIENSHPLGRLMDIDVLDSAGAILSRSALGLAKRKCFVCEEEAKLCARSQKHTYAQLNAHIKHLVEKHAFAHSIALWCERAMKTEVKLTPKPGLVDQANSGAHRDMDIHTFYASIHAIKPFVMQWIETAQTHAHEDAKQSFVRLREIGIACEKAMFEATKGVNTHKGMIFCLAVFCGAIGRLKASDQRFTCKCLQAQMQALCANLVEDDLLHVKPNSAGARFFYETGSSGIRGIAQSGFEIIFDHTLPFFQTCKAEEGEEVALKKTLLLLMSQLDDSTLWSRGGVDGLEYAKTKAQALLHVKPNAKNLDTFLCELDTDMTSKNLSPGGSADLLAMTWLVSHIVKEL, from the coding sequence ATGATAGATAAACCAACGACGCTTGACGCGATTTTACACGCCAAAGAGGAGCGTGCTCGGAAGCAAAAAATGCTTTTAAGCCGCCACCCTTTGGCATCGCTGATTTCTCTTTCCATCAACATTCCAAGCCTCATCAAACTCTCGCATGAAGCCATTGTCGTGCATGAAATCGCCCATCAAGCACTTCTTGAGATGCTTGAAAACGAGGGCATCGAACTGCTGGCATGCGAGAGCCAACTTTCCCCAAGCGGTGCGGAATCTTTTTTTACATGTAAAGCCGAAGCCAAGGTGCTCAAAGCCTTTACATGTAAAATCGAAAACAGCCATCCACTCGGTCGTTTGATGGATATCGATGTTCTCGATTCTGCGGGGGCTATTCTCTCTCGAAGTGCGCTTGGACTTGCTAAACGAAAATGTTTTGTCTGCGAAGAGGAAGCAAAGCTTTGTGCGCGGTCTCAAAAACACACCTATGCGCAGTTGAATGCTCATATCAAACACTTAGTCGAAAAACATGCCTTTGCCCACTCGATTGCCTTGTGGTGCGAACGCGCGATGAAAACCGAAGTCAAGCTCACTCCCAAACCGGGTCTGGTCGACCAAGCCAACAGCGGCGCACACCGCGATATGGATATTCACACCTTTTACGCGAGCATTCACGCCATCAAACCGTTTGTGATGCAGTGGATTGAAACCGCGCAAACCCACGCTCATGAAGATGCCAAACAGAGTTTTGTACGACTGCGTGAAATCGGCATCGCCTGCGAAAAAGCGATGTTTGAAGCCACAAAAGGGGTCAATACGCACAAAGGAATGATCTTCTGTCTCGCCGTCTTTTGCGGTGCCATCGGACGTCTCAAAGCAAGCGATCAGCGCTTTACATGTAAATGTTTACAAGCCCAAATGCAAGCCTTGTGCGCCAATTTGGTCGAGGACGATCTTTTACATGTAAAACCCAACAGTGCAGGCGCACGCTTTTTTTATGAGACAGGAAGCAGTGGCATTCGTGGCATCGCACAGAGTGGCTTTGAGATTATTTTTGATCACACGTTGCCTTTTTTTCAAACATGCAAAGCAGAAGAGGGCGAAGAAGTCGCGCTTAAAAAAACCCTGCTGTTGCTGATGTCCCAACTGGATGACAGCACACTTTGGTCACGAGGTGGCGTTGACGGGCTTGAGTACGCTAAAACCAAAGCCCAAGCGCTTTTACATGTAAAACCAAACGCAAAAAATTTAGACACTTTTTTGTGTGAATTAGACACCGATATGACCTCAAAAAACCTCTCACCCGGTGGTAGTGCCGATCTTTTAGCGATGACGTGGTTGGTGTCGCACATCGTAAAAGAGCTCTAA
- a CDS encoding aminodeoxychorismate/anthranilate synthase component II: MVLMIDNYDSFTYNIVQYCLELGADLKVIRNDELSIEEIEALHPEKIIISPGPATPNEAGVSLDVIKYFGGKIPILGICLGHQAIGQAFGGKVVRAKRMMHGKTSITKQLHNSCLFDGLPEMFTTTRYHSLTVEQEGLPDVVVPTAYSTDDHEIMALQIKDKQIYGVQFHPESILSEHGHAILNNFLKL; this comes from the coding sequence ATGGTATTGATGATAGATAACTACGACAGTTTTACCTACAACATTGTGCAGTATTGCTTAGAACTCGGGGCTGATCTTAAAGTGATTCGCAATGATGAGCTGAGTATCGAAGAGATCGAGGCATTACACCCAGAAAAAATTATTATCTCTCCCGGCCCTGCAACGCCAAATGAAGCAGGTGTGAGCTTAGATGTCATCAAATACTTTGGTGGCAAAATCCCCATTCTAGGCATTTGTTTAGGGCATCAAGCCATTGGGCAAGCCTTTGGTGGTAAAGTAGTGCGTGCTAAACGCATGATGCACGGCAAAACGTCTATTACGAAACAACTTCACAACAGCTGTCTGTTTGATGGACTTCCTGAAATGTTTACGACAACGCGTTATCATTCATTGACCGTTGAGCAAGAAGGGTTGCCTGACGTAGTCGTTCCAACCGCGTATAGCACGGACGATCATGAGATTATGGCACTGCAAATTAAAGACAAACAGATCTATGGCGTACAGTTTCACCCAGAATCCATTTTGAGTGAGCACGGACATGCCATCTTAAATAACTTTTTAAAACTATGA
- a CDS encoding amidohydrolase family protein, which yields MKTIDTHVHLLSSEVSFNRVYDKVALRFFAKRFGIDAKALAKEPYKAYTDALMNSVKTSEHIEKIVLFGVDAKVDDEGNVLHKDKTVCASNEDVAALYEQFPELIIPFFSINPKRPDALELIEKYHALGFKGAKFLQNYWGVDTREERYRPYFEKLAALDLPLIIHVGSESSVHSDKICESIEMLHQPLEVGVKVICAHMALSYEPRHIFKALSSNPKRFNDDYFTLLEMLKTHDNLYADVSALLTPVRAKVLRHLSAQSDIHPKLLFGSDYPVPFTTVWNSYDIALLKRICIALERNVFDRYAKAMLVYFPANNPIYSNYRKILQLE from the coding sequence ATGAAAACAATCGACACACATGTTCATCTGCTCAGCAGTGAAGTCTCCTTCAACCGAGTTTATGACAAAGTTGCTTTACGCTTTTTTGCTAAAAGGTTTGGCATTGACGCCAAAGCCCTTGCAAAAGAGCCGTACAAAGCCTACACTGATGCGCTAATGAACTCGGTGAAAACCTCAGAGCATATTGAAAAAATCGTACTTTTTGGCGTCGATGCAAAGGTTGATGATGAAGGAAATGTTCTTCATAAAGACAAAACCGTCTGTGCGAGCAATGAAGATGTGGCGGCGTTGTATGAGCAGTTCCCAGAGCTCATCATCCCTTTTTTCTCCATCAATCCCAAACGACCCGACGCGCTAGAGTTGATCGAAAAGTACCACGCTTTAGGCTTTAAAGGGGCAAAATTTTTGCAAAATTATTGGGGTGTTGATACGCGCGAAGAGCGGTATCGTCCTTATTTTGAAAAGCTTGCGGCGCTGGATCTGCCATTGATCATTCATGTGGGAAGCGAGAGCAGTGTGCATTCCGATAAAATCTGCGAGAGCATCGAGATGCTACACCAACCGTTAGAAGTGGGCGTGAAGGTCATTTGCGCACATATGGCACTCAGTTACGAACCACGCCACATCTTTAAAGCACTCTCATCCAATCCAAAACGCTTTAACGATGACTATTTTACCTTGCTTGAGATGCTCAAAACACACGATAATCTCTATGCCGATGTTTCAGCGCTTCTGACACCCGTGCGCGCCAAAGTGTTGCGCCATCTCAGCGCACAGAGCGACATTCACCCCAAATTGCTCTTTGGAAGCGACTACCCCGTGCCGTTTACGACGGTATGGAACAGTTACGACATAGCACTTTTAAAACGCATTTGCATAGCCCTTGAGAGAAATGTGTTTGATCGTTATGCCAAAGCGATGTTGGTCTATTTTCCTGCGAATAATCCTATTTATTCCAATTATCGGAAAATTTTGCAGTTGGAGTAA
- the citF gene encoding citrate lyase subunit alpha — translation MKDIQKQFDTKALTPINAPFFTCKAKTKGEDRRAKLCESIEEAIKRSGLKDGMTISFHHAFRGGDLLINNVMNVIAKMGFKNLTLASSSLASVNDPVIEHIKSGVVTQIYTSGLRSKLGEAISKGLMEKPVQIHSHGGRVHLIQSGELKIDVAFLGVPVCDAFGNANGYSGRSKCGSLGYAMIDAQYAEYVIVLTESLEEYPNVPASLHQDQVDAVVLVDEVGDPSKIGAGETRMTTNPKELLLASHTAKLIEHSGLFKEGFSIQTGTGGASLATTVFLSEKMEEKGIHASFGLGGITGTMVYMLKRGLIKTLLDVQSFDEFAAKSLGENKNHIEISANEYANPSSKGAAIKQLDIVVLSALEVDLDFNVNVITGSKGFLRGASGGHSDTAAEAKLSIIVAPLTRGRLPTVTKRVNTIVTPGCSVDVVVTDQGIAVNPKNVELKARLKKAGLQIVEMQELYARAIALCGEPAEIKYTDKVVAVIRYRDGSIIDVVRQLA, via the coding sequence ATGAAAGATATACAAAAACAATTCGACACAAAAGCGTTAACACCCATCAATGCGCCTTTCTTTACATGTAAAGCAAAAACCAAGGGTGAAGACCGCAGGGCAAAGCTGTGTGAGAGCATCGAAGAAGCCATAAAACGCTCAGGTTTGAAAGATGGCATGACCATCTCCTTTCACCATGCGTTTCGCGGTGGCGATCTTTTGATTAATAACGTGATGAATGTCATCGCGAAAATGGGCTTTAAAAACCTGACTTTGGCGTCAAGTTCACTCGCTTCTGTGAACGATCCTGTGATCGAGCACATCAAAAGCGGCGTGGTTACGCAGATCTATACCTCTGGACTTCGAAGTAAACTGGGCGAAGCGATCTCTAAAGGGCTCATGGAAAAACCGGTGCAAATTCACTCACACGGTGGACGTGTACACTTAATCCAATCGGGCGAGCTTAAAATCGATGTTGCCTTTTTAGGTGTGCCTGTGTGTGACGCGTTTGGCAATGCCAATGGCTATTCGGGTCGCTCAAAATGTGGCTCACTCGGTTACGCGATGATCGACGCGCAGTATGCAGAGTATGTGATCGTCCTTACCGAGTCTTTGGAGGAGTACCCCAATGTGCCTGCTAGCCTTCATCAAGACCAAGTCGACGCGGTGGTTTTAGTCGATGAGGTAGGTGATCCTTCCAAAATTGGTGCGGGTGAGACGCGTATGACGACCAATCCAAAAGAGCTTTTACTCGCCAGCCACACGGCGAAACTCATCGAACATTCAGGGCTTTTCAAAGAGGGTTTTAGCATCCAAACAGGAACGGGTGGCGCCTCTTTGGCAACGACGGTCTTTTTGAGTGAAAAGATGGAAGAGAAGGGTATTCACGCGAGTTTTGGACTGGGCGGCATCACGGGTACGATGGTCTATATGCTTAAACGCGGTCTCATTAAAACGCTTCTTGATGTGCAAAGTTTCGATGAATTTGCCGCAAAATCGTTGGGTGAAAACAAAAATCACATCGAGATTAGCGCGAACGAATATGCCAACCCAAGCTCCAAAGGTGCGGCGATCAAACAGCTTGACATCGTGGTCTTAAGCGCCCTTGAGGTCGACCTTGACTTTAACGTCAACGTCATCACAGGCTCCAAAGGCTTTTTACGAGGCGCTTCGGGAGGTCATAGTGACACGGCGGCGGAAGCGAAACTCTCCATCATCGTAGCACCGCTCACACGCGGACGCCTTCCAACGGTGACCAAACGGGTCAACACCATCGTCACACCGGGGTGTAGCGTGGATGTTGTCGTGACCGATCAAGGCATCGCGGTCAATCCTAAAAATGTGGAGCTCAAAGCACGCCTCAAAAAAGCAGGGCTTCAAATCGTGGAGATGCAAGAGCTGTATGCGCGCGCGATTGCACTCTGCGGTGAGCCTGCTGAGATCAAATATACGGATAAAGTCGTTGCGGTCATTCGCTATCGCGATGGTTCCATTATCGACGTTGTTCGCCAATTGGCATAA
- the aas gene encoding bifunctional acyl-ACP--phospholipid O-acyltransferase/long-chain-fatty-acid--ACP ligase, translating to MIKTALRIILRFLFKIRVQGHFTANRAEPMLIIANHQSFLDGLILGVMLPVSPVFIINTQIAKNPFVRLCLLLTDHLTVDPSNPMAIKAVIRLVESGRPVVIFPEGRITTTGSLMKIYEGSAFVAVKANATVVPVMIQGATFSTLSRMPKTYPHRLFPQITLHYCTPTKLNVPHEGTSHQRRLLSGEAIRRLMQECSFDARPANDLFGTFLEAIETHGKNKAIVEDIKQIEYTYAQLLKMALGLGRLISPLTQKEEAVGVLMPTAVASLALVLGLSGMKRVPAMLNFTAGVDGLQSACIAAEIKTIVTSKAFVEQAKLAPKLEALHGVRIVYLEELKASMRLVDKLWLMLYAIHFPRLATTLQDEKEPAVILFTSGSEGKPKGVVLSHEALLANIAQISSIVDFSTEDKMLNALPIFHSFGLTAGSLLPIFRGMHLFMYPSPLHYRVIPEIAYDRSCTILLGTSTFLHNYARHAHPYDFYKVRYVIAGAEKLSENVRELWFEKFGLRIFEGYGATETAPVIAVNTPMAYKKGTVGQILPGIEHKLIPVPGIEEGGILHVKGANVMSGYLRAEKPGILEKPTSEAGEGWYNTGDIVSIDEAGFVQIKGRVKRFAKIAGEMISLESVEKLATLTSSGFLHASSSIPDVARGEAIVLFTTDKNLTREALQKSAQNNGYPEIAVPRKIVHVEVLPLLGTGKTDYVTLKSMASEIA from the coding sequence ATGATCAAAACAGCACTTCGCATCATTCTTCGTTTTTTATTTAAAATTCGTGTTCAAGGGCATTTTACAGCCAACCGAGCTGAGCCGATGCTCATCATCGCCAACCATCAATCGTTTTTAGACGGCTTGATTTTAGGCGTGATGTTGCCCGTTTCTCCTGTGTTTATCATCAACACGCAAATCGCCAAAAACCCTTTTGTGCGACTCTGTTTGCTACTCACCGATCATCTCACCGTTGATCCGTCCAATCCGATGGCAATTAAGGCGGTGATTCGTCTGGTCGAGAGCGGACGTCCTGTGGTGATTTTCCCTGAGGGGCGCATTACCACGACGGGCAGTTTGATGAAGATTTATGAAGGAAGTGCGTTTGTCGCGGTAAAAGCCAATGCGACGGTGGTGCCTGTGATGATTCAAGGTGCGACGTTTAGCACGCTTTCTCGTATGCCAAAAACCTATCCGCACAGACTATTTCCACAGATCACGCTCCATTACTGCACGCCAACCAAACTCAATGTTCCGCATGAGGGAACATCGCACCAAAGACGTCTTCTCTCAGGTGAAGCGATACGACGTTTGATGCAAGAGTGTTCGTTTGACGCACGTCCTGCCAACGATCTTTTTGGCACGTTTTTAGAGGCGATTGAAACGCACGGCAAAAACAAAGCCATCGTGGAAGACATCAAGCAGATAGAATACACCTATGCGCAGCTTCTTAAAATGGCGCTAGGTTTAGGACGACTGATAAGTCCTTTGACCCAAAAAGAAGAAGCGGTGGGTGTGTTGATGCCAACGGCAGTTGCTTCACTTGCTCTTGTTTTAGGGCTTTCAGGTATGAAACGAGTGCCTGCTATGCTCAATTTCACAGCAGGTGTGGATGGTTTGCAAAGCGCGTGTATTGCGGCTGAAATTAAGACCATCGTTACTTCAAAAGCCTTTGTGGAGCAAGCCAAACTCGCTCCTAAATTAGAAGCATTACACGGTGTTCGCATTGTCTACCTCGAAGAGTTGAAAGCATCGATGCGCTTGGTGGATAAACTGTGGCTCATGCTCTACGCGATTCACTTTCCACGCCTTGCGACAACCTTGCAAGATGAAAAAGAGCCTGCGGTGATTTTATTTACCTCAGGCAGTGAGGGAAAACCTAAAGGGGTGGTGCTCTCCCACGAAGCATTGCTTGCCAATATCGCTCAAATTAGCTCTATCGTTGATTTTTCCACGGAAGATAAAATGCTCAACGCCCTGCCGATTTTCCACTCGTTTGGTCTAACCGCAGGCTCACTGCTTCCGATTTTTAGAGGAATGCACCTTTTTATGTACCCTTCGCCGCTTCATTACCGTGTCATTCCTGAGATCGCGTATGACAGGTCTTGCACGATTTTGTTAGGTACGAGTACCTTTTTGCACAACTATGCACGACACGCGCATCCGTATGACTTTTATAAAGTACGCTATGTCATCGCTGGGGCTGAAAAACTCTCTGAAAACGTGCGCGAGCTTTGGTTTGAGAAGTTTGGTTTGCGCATCTTTGAAGGGTATGGTGCAACCGAAACAGCGCCCGTCATCGCGGTCAATACACCGATGGCGTACAAAAAAGGCACGGTGGGGCAGATCTTGCCGGGCATTGAGCATAAACTGATTCCCGTTCCTGGCATCGAGGAGGGCGGAATTTTACATGTAAAAGGTGCCAATGTGATGAGCGGGTATTTGCGTGCTGAAAAACCGGGCATTTTGGAAAAGCCGACCTCCGAAGCAGGCGAGGGCTGGTACAACACAGGCGACATCGTGAGCATTGATGAGGCTGGGTTTGTGCAGATCAAAGGGCGTGTCAAACGTTTTGCTAAAATCGCAGGTGAGATGATTTCCCTAGAGTCCGTGGAAAAACTAGCGACGTTGACCTCCAGTGGCTTTTTACATGCAAGCTCATCTATCCCTGATGTCGCCAGAGGCGAAGCGATCGTGCTGTTTACAACCGATAAAAACTTAACCCGCGAAGCGTTGCAAAAAAGTGCGCAAAACAACGGTTACCCCGAAATCGCCGTACCAAGAAAGATCGTCCATGTGGAAGTACTTCCGCTCTTGGGCACGGGCAAGACCGATTATGTCACTTTAAAATCCATGGCAAGCGAGATAGCATGA
- a CDS encoding ArnT family glycosyltransferase, with protein MRERLFLLLILVLSGALLSYGTQSISISYDEANTFFYGTNLVHYLAVTSTQLFGQNDFALRLPFILFHLISIILLYKIGKLFLKKRVDRIVSVAIYALLPGVNGVALLVNSGIVLILFSLLFTYLYLKEYKIASHFVLIAALFIDNSFSIFFIALFIYALFQRKTDLLILTLILFSASMYLYGFDIGGKPKGYFVDTLGVYAVIFSPLLFLYFVYAMYRILIKEEKTLLWYISFFSLIVSLLLSMRQRLLLEDFAPFVVLSVPLMVKVFFNSYRVRLPAFRKLHTFFFGLVLVSLVFNTMLIFLNKPLYALMDEPTKHFAIKYNIAKELADALKAKDVTKVMMKDDKMALRLKFYGIGQGKNYKLTTQPEIEEGHEKIDIAYYGKVVKTFYLYRVN; from the coding sequence ATGAGAGAAAGACTTTTTTTACTCCTTATTCTTGTTCTCAGTGGTGCGTTGCTCTCCTATGGTACGCAGAGCATCTCTATTAGCTATGATGAAGCCAATACGTTTTTTTATGGCACCAATCTTGTTCACTACCTAGCCGTTACTTCAACACAACTTTTTGGGCAAAATGATTTTGCATTGCGCTTGCCTTTTATTCTTTTTCATCTTATATCTATTATTTTGCTCTATAAAATAGGCAAACTTTTTTTAAAAAAACGGGTAGATCGTATTGTTTCGGTTGCTATTTACGCTCTTTTGCCCGGGGTAAATGGTGTTGCCCTTTTGGTCAATAGTGGCATTGTACTTATTTTATTTAGTTTATTATTTACCTATTTATACCTCAAAGAGTACAAAATCGCTTCACATTTTGTGCTTATCGCTGCTCTTTTTATCGATAACTCGTTTAGTATTTTTTTCATTGCTCTTTTCATTTATGCCCTTTTTCAACGCAAAACCGATCTTTTGATCTTAACGCTTATCTTATTTAGCGCCTCCATGTACCTGTATGGGTTTGATATAGGGGGAAAACCAAAAGGGTATTTTGTTGATACTTTGGGTGTTTATGCGGTTATTTTTTCACCATTACTCTTTTTATATTTTGTTTACGCGATGTACCGCATTTTGATTAAAGAGGAAAAAACACTTTTATGGTATATCTCTTTCTTCTCGCTTATCGTATCCTTGCTTCTTTCTATGCGACAACGATTGTTGCTTGAAGATTTTGCTCCCTTTGTCGTGCTTTCGGTTCCCTTAATGGTGAAAGTCTTTTTCAACAGCTATCGTGTCAGGCTTCCAGCTTTTCGTAAACTTCATACGTTTTTCTTTGGACTCGTGCTTGTCTCTTTGGTGTTTAACACGATGCTTATCTTTCTCAATAAACCACTCTACGCACTGATGGACGAACCAACAAAGCATTTTGCTATTAAATACAATATTGCAAAAGAGCTAGCTGATGCACTCAAAGCTAAAGACGTCACAAAGGTGATGATGAAAGATGATAAAATGGCTCTAAGACTGAAGTTTTATGGCATAGGCCAAGGTAAAAATTATAAACTCACAACTCAACCAGAAATAGAAGAAGGGCATGAGAAGATTGATATTGCCTATTATGGTAAAGTCGTTAAGACTTTTTATCTCTACCGCGTTAACTAA